The Pirellulimonas nuda genome includes a region encoding these proteins:
- a CDS encoding transposase gives MSRSEAMGMGRRERDRQDVLFVTAEQLPKSQGHAFYKRLNRLLSEAGFDREVEKLCEPYYQPTGTRGRPSVPPGVYFRMLMVGYFEGIGSQRGIAWRCADSLSLREFLGVPLTEATPDHSTLSRVRDRLPLEVHQEVFRLVLQLAAQQGLLKGKTVAVDSTTLEADAAMKSIVRRDTGEDWKAYVIGLMKKEGVIEKEDEPSDDEVRRFDKKRKNKKVSNAEWVSTTDPSARITKLKDGRTHLAYKAEHVVDIDTELILAAEVYHGDHSDTKTLCDSVMEAQTHLSEAGLEAQIEEAVADKGYHAAEQLELVTSVGVRTYVPEPKRRGESRLSAKPVEQQRAVKGNRRRTKTAKNKRLQRLRSERVERSFAHVCDTGGSRRTWLRGIDKVRKRLLTSALVRNLGLVMRKLFGIGTPRGLQGEGGSAGLMQLAWLLIAAMKNLWDTHARLGARPTESRLQLLTVGGPQEYALRSTGC, from the coding sequence TTGAGCAGGAGCGAAGCGATGGGGATGGGAAGGCGAGAGCGGGATCGGCAGGACGTGTTGTTCGTGACGGCAGAGCAGCTGCCCAAGAGTCAGGGGCACGCGTTCTACAAGCGGCTCAATAGGCTGCTTTCCGAGGCGGGCTTCGACCGCGAGGTCGAGAAGCTGTGCGAGCCGTACTACCAGCCGACCGGCACGCGTGGGCGGCCGTCGGTCCCGCCGGGAGTCTACTTCCGGATGTTGATGGTGGGTTACTTCGAGGGGATCGGTTCACAGCGGGGCATCGCGTGGCGGTGCGCCGACAGCCTCAGCCTGCGGGAGTTCCTGGGCGTTCCGCTGACCGAGGCGACCCCCGATCACTCGACGCTCAGCCGGGTCCGCGACCGCCTGCCGCTAGAAGTCCACCAGGAAGTGTTCCGGCTGGTGCTGCAACTGGCGGCGCAGCAGGGGCTGCTAAAAGGCAAGACGGTAGCGGTCGATTCGACTACCCTTGAAGCCGATGCGGCGATGAAGAGCATCGTGCGGCGCGACACAGGAGAAGACTGGAAGGCGTACGTCATTGGCTTGATGAAGAAGGAAGGAGTGATCGAAAAAGAAGACGAGCCGAGCGACGACGAGGTCCGCCGTTTCGATAAGAAGCGGAAGAACAAAAAGGTCTCGAACGCCGAGTGGGTCAGCACGACCGACCCGAGCGCACGGATCACCAAGCTCAAGGACGGCCGCACGCATTTGGCGTACAAGGCGGAGCACGTGGTCGATATCGATACGGAGCTGATCTTGGCGGCAGAGGTCTATCACGGCGACCACAGCGACACGAAGACCCTCTGCGACAGTGTGATGGAGGCGCAGACGCACCTGTCAGAGGCTGGGCTGGAAGCGCAGATCGAAGAAGCGGTTGCCGACAAGGGCTACCACGCTGCCGAGCAGCTGGAACTGGTCACGTCGGTCGGGGTGCGGACGTATGTGCCGGAGCCCAAGCGCCGCGGCGAGTCGCGTCTGAGCGCCAAGCCAGTCGAGCAGCAGCGCGCGGTGAAGGGTAACCGCCGGCGGACCAAGACCGCCAAGAACAAACGGCTCCAGCGGCTGAGGAGTGAACGGGTCGAGCGCAGCTTCGCCCACGTGTGCGACACCGGCGGGTCACGCCGCACATGGCTGCGGGGGATCGACAAGGTGAGGAAGCGGTTACTGACGTCGGCGCTGGTGCGGAACCTGGGCCTGGTAATGCGGAAGCTGTTCGGGATCGGCACGCCGAGGGGCCTGCAGGGCGAAGGTGGCTCCGCCGGGCTTATGCAGCTCGCCTGGCTTCTCATCGCGGCGATGAAGAACTTGTGGGACACACATGCTCGCCTGGGAGCCCGGCCTACAGAGTCACGCCTCCAACTGCTCACAGTTGGCGGGCCGCAGGAGTATGCGCTTAGATCAACGGGCTGTTAG
- a CDS encoding transposase → MVLIDESGFMLQPQVRRTWAPIGQTAILDQCDRRDRVSVVTALSLSPRWRRVRMFFRLLDHNAKAEDFLWFLGDLRLELGRKLHVVGDNLGAHRRTESRLAALGCGWARSHRLPSYAPELNPVEHDWSTSKWGPLAGTPPNDLDHLHCGVDGELTRQAHSQQLLRSHFRWAELELGWVNLLAHTSIGSTLIVMHFAAAVGRPATASKLLLGDVEWIGSAR, encoded by the coding sequence TTGGTTCTTATCGACGAATCGGGCTTCATGCTGCAGCCGCAGGTGCGTCGCACGTGGGCCCCGATCGGCCAGACCGCGATCCTCGACCAGTGCGACCGTCGCGACCGAGTCAGCGTTGTCACCGCGCTGTCGCTCTCGCCGCGGTGGCGTCGTGTGCGGATGTTCTTCAGGCTCTTGGACCACAACGCGAAGGCGGAAGACTTCCTCTGGTTCCTGGGCGACCTGCGCCTGGAACTTGGCCGCAAGCTGCACGTGGTAGGGGACAACCTCGGCGCCCACCGCAGGACGGAGAGCCGACTCGCCGCCTTGGGGTGCGGGTGGGCTCGATCCCACCGCCTGCCCTCCTACGCCCCCGAGCTCAACCCTGTCGAGCACGACTGGTCGACCAGCAAATGGGGCCCGCTGGCAGGCACGCCGCCGAATGACCTCGATCACCTCCACTGCGGTGTCGATGGGGAACTCACCCGCCAAGCCCACAGCCAACAACTCCTCCGCAGCCACTTCCGCTGGGCAGAGCTCGAGCTCGGATGGGTTAACTTGCTCGCACATACGTCAATAGGGTCTACGTTGATTGTGATGCATTTCGCAGCAGCAGTTGGGAGGCCGGCGACTGCGAGCAAGCTGTTACTTGGTGACGTTGAGTGGATCGGTTCGGCGAGGTGA